The following are encoded in a window of Geobacter metallireducens GS-15 genomic DNA:
- a CDS encoding branched-chain amino acid ABC transporter permease → MHIGQQIAQYLLSGLSTGAIYALIGVGFAIIHNATGIINFAQGEFVMLGGMFTVFFLTVLNLPLLVSVILAIAASTIAGVAFERLAIRPMKNASPISLVIITVGGSILIRGIAMLVWGKDTHALETFSGNEPIQLGEATILPQHLWIFAVTTVVIICSKLYFNYTISGKAMRACAYNSRAAGLVGIDVRRMVLFSFAISSAMGSMAGIIIAPLTMTSYDVGVMLGLKGFCAAIIGGMSSGLGTVFGGVILGILESLGAGIFSSGYKDAIAFIILLIILFIRPHGLFSKGDTERV, encoded by the coding sequence ATGCATATCGGTCAGCAGATAGCGCAGTACCTTCTTTCAGGCCTGTCGACGGGAGCCATCTACGCCCTTATCGGCGTCGGCTTCGCCATTATCCACAATGCCACCGGCATCATAAATTTTGCCCAGGGTGAATTCGTGATGTTGGGGGGCATGTTCACGGTGTTCTTTCTCACGGTTCTCAATCTGCCGCTTCTGGTCTCGGTAATTTTGGCAATAGCCGCATCAACCATTGCGGGGGTTGCCTTCGAGCGGCTCGCCATACGTCCCATGAAGAACGCTTCCCCCATCAGCCTGGTCATCATCACCGTCGGCGGGAGCATCCTCATCCGGGGAATCGCCATGCTCGTCTGGGGGAAGGATACCCATGCGCTCGAAACCTTTTCCGGCAACGAGCCGATCCAACTGGGGGAGGCGACGATCCTGCCGCAGCATCTCTGGATTTTCGCCGTGACGACGGTTGTCATCATCTGCAGCAAGCTCTATTTCAACTACACTATCAGCGGCAAGGCCATGCGGGCCTGTGCGTACAACAGCCGCGCCGCGGGGCTCGTGGGAATTGACGTCAGGCGCATGGTGCTTTTCTCCTTCGCCATCAGCTCCGCCATGGGCTCCATGGCCGGCATCATCATCGCCCCCCTCACCATGACCTCCTACGATGTCGGCGTGATGCTGGGCCTCAAGGGATTTTGTGCCGCCATCATCGGAGGAATGAGCAGCGGACTCGGCACCGTATTCGGCGGTGTGATCCTCGGAATTCTTGAATCCCTCGGCGCCGGCATTTTCTCGTCCGGCTACAAGGATGCCATCGCCTTCATCATTCTGCTCATTATCCTCTTCATCCGTCCCCATGGGCTCTTCTCAAAAGGCGATACGGAGCGGGTTTAA
- a CDS encoding ABC transporter substrate-binding protein — MLKKSSFILTFVVSLALLAGSALAAPPIKIGGLFAVTGPASFLGEPERNTAQMVVNGINAAGGVKGRKLELIAYDTQGDATKAVQAANRLIKEDKVAAIIGPSTTGDTMAVIPVVERARIPMISCAAGSKITEPVKKWIFKTAQNDGLAVARIYGDLKRKKISKIAILTVSDGFGSSGREQLKAQASAYGIRIVSDDTYGPKDTDMTAQLTKIKGSGAQAVICWGTNPGPAVVARNAKQLGLKLPLYMSHGVSSKKFIGLAGGAAEGILLPSGRVIVADLLPNSDRQKKSLLAFVKDYQKHYKAEGDHFGGHAWDAIMLLKGAIERGGENPAAIRDQLERTRGFAGIGGVFSYSPSDHAGLTKDAFVLVEIRKQDFALVK; from the coding sequence ATGCTGAAGAAAAGTTCTTTCATACTGACGTTTGTCGTGTCGCTGGCTCTTCTGGCCGGAAGCGCCCTTGCGGCTCCCCCCATCAAGATCGGCGGGCTCTTCGCTGTGACTGGTCCTGCATCGTTCCTTGGCGAGCCTGAGCGCAACACCGCCCAGATGGTGGTGAACGGGATCAATGCTGCCGGTGGCGTCAAAGGTCGCAAGCTTGAACTGATCGCCTACGACACGCAAGGGGATGCCACCAAGGCGGTGCAGGCTGCCAACCGCCTCATCAAAGAGGACAAGGTTGCCGCAATCATAGGCCCCAGCACCACTGGTGACACCATGGCCGTCATTCCGGTTGTGGAACGGGCAAGAATTCCGATGATTTCCTGTGCCGCCGGAAGCAAAATCACCGAGCCGGTCAAAAAGTGGATTTTCAAGACCGCTCAGAATGATGGCCTCGCCGTGGCGAGAATCTATGGGGATCTGAAGAGGAAAAAAATATCAAAGATTGCTATCCTCACCGTTTCCGACGGTTTCGGTTCGTCGGGACGCGAGCAGCTGAAGGCGCAGGCATCGGCCTACGGGATCAGGATCGTGTCTGACGACACCTATGGCCCGAAGGATACCGACATGACAGCCCAGCTTACCAAAATCAAGGGGAGCGGCGCCCAGGCCGTCATCTGCTGGGGCACCAATCCGGGGCCGGCAGTGGTTGCCCGCAACGCCAAGCAGCTTGGCCTGAAGCTTCCCCTCTACATGAGCCACGGCGTTTCCTCCAAGAAGTTCATCGGTCTTGCCGGAGGTGCTGCCGAAGGAATCCTTCTCCCGTCCGGACGAGTTATCGTGGCCGATCTGCTTCCCAATTCAGACCGTCAGAAAAAGTCCCTTCTTGCCTTCGTGAAGGATTACCAGAAGCACTACAAGGCGGAGGGTGACCACTTTGGCGGCCATGCCTGGGATGCGATCATGCTTCTCAAAGGCGCTATCGAGCGTGGCGGCGAAAATCCGGCAGCCATACGGGACCAGCTGGAACGGACGCGGGGCTTTGCCGGCATCGGCGGTGTTTTCAGCTACTCTCCTTCCGATCACGCGGGACTCACCAAGGACGCTTTCGTCCTTGTGGAGATAAGAAAACAAGATTTCGCCCTGGTCAAGTAA
- a CDS encoding ACT domain-containing protein gives MNVEQISIFIENKSGRLAEITKVLGDAGVNIRALSLADTSDFGILRLIVNDRETAKQVLKERGFTVSKTEVVAVEVPDRPGGLSQILQALDRDQINVEYMYAFVERCGENAVIIFRFDETAKAISTLTGNGFTVLKGARLYAM, from the coding sequence ATGAACGTTGAGCAGATCTCAATTTTTATTGAAAACAAGTCCGGCCGTCTTGCTGAAATCACCAAGGTCCTTGGCGACGCGGGGGTAAATATCCGTGCACTCTCCCTGGCTGACACCTCTGACTTCGGCATTCTGCGCCTCATCGTCAATGACCGGGAAACAGCGAAGCAGGTCCTGAAGGAAAGGGGCTTTACCGTCAGCAAGACCGAGGTGGTGGCCGTCGAGGTCCCCGACCGTCCCGGCGGCCTCTCCCAGATCCTTCAGGCACTGGACCGCGATCAGATCAACGTGGAATACATGTACGCCTTTGTGGAGCGGTGCGGTGAGAATGCCGTCATCATCTTCCGTTTCGACGAGACCGCAAAAGCAATCAGTACCCTCACGGGAAATGGATTCACTGTTCTCAAGGGCGCCCGGCTCTACGCCATGTGA